The Acidicapsa acidisoli genome contains a region encoding:
- a CDS encoding cobalamin-independent methionine synthase II family protein translates to MTIPTEAIGSIPRPPELIEAITSFHLGKFAPVELESAYDAALRDTIGRLEQTGSPVLTDGEQTKPSFATYPLSGLTNLASDGVVIPFADGHQRQLPRLTSGPFHYGVHAATYLRAARTYTKRPMKQAVISASALSLLYPPDGIADYSREAFVADLLDDAEEDIRGALNAGAASVQIDFTEGRLSLKLDPSGGLLRSFIALNNQVLDRFSASDRQKIGVHVCPGGDHDSTHSADVDYAAFLPDLFKMNVGRFYLQLASEPDRKRVLRLISKLRQPDHLVFIGVIDPINPRIESAEEVRDRVLEAAAYLPIDRLGTTDDCGFSPFADDISTARETAFRKIQARVEGTALAAKELGL, encoded by the coding sequence ATGACGATTCCTACCGAAGCGATTGGCAGCATTCCCCGTCCTCCGGAACTGATTGAGGCAATTACCTCCTTTCATCTAGGCAAGTTTGCGCCGGTAGAACTGGAAAGCGCATACGATGCTGCGCTTCGAGATACCATTGGCCGGCTGGAACAGACTGGTTCGCCGGTACTGACGGATGGCGAACAGACCAAGCCAAGTTTTGCAACTTATCCACTGAGCGGCTTGACCAACCTTGCCTCCGACGGAGTCGTTATCCCGTTTGCCGACGGGCACCAGCGGCAGTTGCCACGACTGACAAGCGGACCATTCCACTACGGAGTTCATGCGGCAACGTATCTCAGGGCAGCGCGCACATACACGAAGCGTCCGATGAAGCAGGCAGTCATCTCTGCCTCCGCGTTGAGCCTGCTTTATCCCCCGGACGGAATTGCGGATTATTCGCGCGAAGCGTTTGTTGCCGACTTACTGGACGATGCTGAGGAGGATATTCGCGGCGCGCTGAATGCGGGCGCGGCAAGTGTCCAGATTGACTTTACTGAAGGACGGCTTTCGCTGAAGCTCGACCCTTCGGGTGGCTTATTGCGCAGTTTTATCGCTCTGAACAATCAGGTGCTTGATCGTTTTTCCGCATCCGATCGGCAGAAGATCGGAGTGCATGTTTGCCCCGGCGGCGATCATGATTCGACGCATTCCGCAGATGTGGACTATGCCGCATTTCTGCCTGATTTATTCAAGATGAATGTTGGGCGTTTCTATCTGCAATTGGCCAGTGAGCCGGATAGGAAGCGTGTCTTGCGATTGATCAGCAAGTTGAGGCAGCCGGATCATCTTGTGTTTATCGGCGTAATTGATCCGATCAATCCCAGGATAGAGAGCGCGGAAGAAGTTCGCGACCGCGTTCTTGAAGCGGCGGCGTATTTACCGATAGATCGCCTTGGCACTACGGACGATTGCGGTTTTTCGCCGTTCGCCGACGACATTTCAACCGCTCGCGAAACTGCGTTTCGGAAGATTCAGGCAAGAGTTGAAGGGACTGCGCTCGCAGCGAAAGAGCTGGGGCTTTGA
- a CDS encoding SRPBCC family protein, giving the protein MKEILSSYPAVELESRRQLVKGLAIVLAAFGVSKAWGGTPQSTMKEIPSSAANKTRTSLHYEVDFKPAPQRIYEALLDSKQFAAFSGMPAEIDAKAGGAFSLFGGQIVGRNIELIANQRIVQAWRPASWSPGIYSIVKFELKSNGGGATLVLDHTGFPEGLADHLDSGWHEHYLNTLQKYFE; this is encoded by the coding sequence ATGAAAGAAATTCTGAGTTCGTACCCGGCGGTTGAACTTGAGAGCCGAAGGCAACTGGTCAAGGGACTGGCCATTGTGTTGGCTGCATTTGGCGTTTCGAAGGCCTGGGGAGGGACGCCTCAATCAACGATGAAGGAGATACCCAGCTCTGCCGCCAATAAGACGCGAACATCCCTGCATTATGAGGTCGATTTCAAACCCGCACCTCAGCGTATCTACGAGGCGCTGCTGGATTCAAAGCAATTCGCTGCCTTTTCCGGCATGCCGGCGGAGATCGATGCAAAGGCTGGCGGCGCCTTTTCTCTCTTCGGCGGGCAGATTGTCGGAAGAAATATCGAATTGATCGCCAACCAGCGCATCGTGCAGGCCTGGCGGCCAGCGTCATGGAGCCCGGGCATTTACTCGATCGTGAAGTTCGAACTGAAATCGAACGGCGGGGGGGCGACGCTGGTGCTGGACCACACAGGTTTCCCTGAAGGCCTGGCTGATCACCTCGACTCAGGATGGCACGAGCACTACTTGAATACTCTCCAGAAGTATTTCGAGTAG
- a CDS encoding TetR/AcrR family transcriptional regulator codes for MPYPAGHSVEIRGKIVQSARRLFNRHGFDNVSVDQIMSGAGLTRGGFYNYFQSKSDLYTEVLGCFFTDPEWKNCWEGVEVDLSSADVGQQVVRAYLSRQHFEDVENSCPMVALPSDVTRSSDSAKCAFENVFSAMVSILERSMARESSIEGRSGRRDRASAVAALCIGGMVVARAMGNRTSADQLRDGCLTVALELGGWQEVASGKT; via the coding sequence ATGCCCTATCCGGCCGGTCATAGCGTTGAAATCAGAGGCAAGATCGTTCAAAGCGCGCGAAGACTGTTCAATCGCCACGGCTTCGACAATGTCTCCGTGGACCAAATCATGTCCGGCGCAGGACTAACGCGCGGCGGCTTCTACAACTACTTCCAGAGCAAGAGTGATCTCTATACGGAGGTCCTCGGCTGCTTCTTCACCGACCCGGAATGGAAGAACTGCTGGGAGGGAGTAGAGGTCGACTTATCGTCTGCCGATGTAGGACAACAAGTGGTTCGCGCTTATCTGTCGCGCCAGCACTTCGAAGATGTGGAGAACTCCTGCCCCATGGTTGCGCTGCCCTCCGACGTTACGCGCAGCAGCGACAGCGCGAAGTGCGCTTTTGAAAATGTCTTCAGCGCGATGGTCAGCATATTGGAGCGAAGCATGGCCAGAGAAAGTTCTATCGAGGGCCGGTCTGGACGACGCGACAGAGCCAGTGCCGTCGCTGCGCTGTGCATTGGTGGAATGGTCGTTGCTCGTGCCATGGGTAATCGCACGAGCGCGGACCAGTTGCGCGATGGATGCCTAACCGTGGCCCTCGAACTTGGAGGCTGGCAAGAAGTTGCAAGCGGAAAGACATGA
- a CDS encoding carboxymuconolactone decarboxylase family protein → MPHIDLPRGLPGISSGFAFRPETAKPMRELAHILLHEPNSLTPGERELIATYVSSRNDCYFCQTSHGAAAACHLGNEATVKQVKTDFMQAPISEKLKHLLVIAGKVQQGGKHVTAEDIEAARQQGATDLEIHDTVLIAAAFCMYNRYVDGLATWQPQEESMYAQMGRHLASEGYRTPSVRPSAAD, encoded by the coding sequence ATGCCGCATATCGATCTTCCCCGGGGGCTTCCCGGAATCAGCTCCGGCTTTGCCTTCCGTCCGGAAACCGCGAAGCCCATGCGCGAACTCGCTCACATACTGCTGCACGAGCCAAACAGCCTTACTCCCGGTGAGCGAGAGCTGATTGCGACCTATGTGTCTTCGCGAAATGATTGTTACTTCTGCCAGACCAGCCACGGAGCCGCCGCCGCATGTCATCTGGGAAATGAGGCCACGGTAAAGCAGGTAAAGACCGACTTCATGCAGGCGCCAATCTCCGAAAAACTCAAGCACCTCCTGGTCATTGCAGGCAAGGTTCAGCAGGGCGGAAAACATGTTACTGCGGAAGATATAGAGGCGGCGCGCCAGCAGGGCGCCACCGACCTTGAAATCCATGACACGGTTCTTATCGCGGCAGCCTTTTGCATGTACAACCGCTATGTCGATGGATTGGCTACCTGGCAGCCGCAGGAGGAATCCATGTACGCGCAGATGGGCCGGCATCTCGCAAGCGAAGGCTATCGAACCCCCTCAGTCCGTCCAAGCGCAGCGGATTGA
- a CDS encoding carboxymuconolactone decarboxylase family protein, translating to MPHIQLPEGLQGIRGPMAFRPETAKPLNELAEILLHAPNSLAPGERELIATYVSHLNDCYFCQTVHGAIAAAHLDGDEDLVRRVKADFQHADISAKLKALLVIASKVQRGGKHVTASDVEEARQAGATDIEIHDTVLIAAAFCMFNRYVDGLATWQPEDEELYRQRGKKTARDGYVTMSREYLPQPELETQGA from the coding sequence ATGCCCCATATTCAACTTCCCGAAGGTCTGCAAGGCATTCGCGGACCCATGGCCTTTCGTCCTGAGACCGCAAAGCCGCTTAACGAACTGGCAGAGATCCTTCTGCACGCGCCTAACTCGCTCGCGCCCGGTGAGCGCGAACTGATCGCAACCTATGTCTCACATCTCAACGACTGTTACTTCTGCCAAACCGTACACGGTGCGATTGCCGCCGCTCATCTGGATGGCGATGAAGACCTGGTGCGACGGGTGAAGGCGGATTTCCAGCACGCAGACATATCCGCCAAGCTGAAGGCGCTGCTGGTCATTGCATCCAAAGTGCAGCGCGGCGGCAAGCATGTGACAGCGAGCGATGTCGAAGAGGCGCGCCAGGCGGGAGCGACCGATATCGAAATTCATGACACCGTGCTGATCGCTGCAGCCTTTTGCATGTTCAACCGCTATGTGGATGGTCTCGCAACCTGGCAGCCGGAGGACGAAGAACTCTATCGCCAGCGCGGCAAAAAGACCGCCAGAGATGGCTATGTGACCATGAGCCGCGAATATCTACCTCAACCCGAGTTAGAAACACAAGGAGCCTGA
- a CDS encoding APC family permease has translation MPIDSNSSRPQRQLGLAAAIAVVTGESIALGIFLTPAAMARSLGSPLLLLLVWLVIALMAMCGALCYSELAIRFPESGGEYVYLRAGYGEPVAFLYGWMSSIVMYPGVAAALAVGSVPYLAQVLPIGSAWLSAMPVVLLCLFGGINLLGTRLSGSIMSFVNILKLVILFALVGWAAVSGHAHLSNLMPFTVRRPGSEAIFPAIAGGVVSAFFSFGGWWEASKIAGEVRNPRRTLPLAFIGGVAVVTAVYLLISAAFLSVLPIERLTSNTAFVAQFGQVLFGSLGARILSICVLICVCGGMAALTMAAPRVCYAMAQSGAFFPAFAKLHPRWGTPANAILLQTGLSLAVLLLGAFDRVLSYIIFSAVLFLALAASTLFRVQTPVRGWWYPIAPILFIVISVMIALLILMHDPWPALAGVAIVLCGLPLRRLFATPHAATPHISEVTEGS, from the coding sequence GTGCCGATTGATTCGAATTCCTCGCGCCCTCAGAGGCAACTCGGTCTGGCAGCGGCCATTGCCGTTGTCACCGGCGAATCCATCGCGCTGGGCATATTCCTTACCCCGGCAGCCATGGCCAGGTCTCTTGGATCGCCGCTCCTGCTTCTGCTCGTCTGGCTGGTCATCGCACTGATGGCCATGTGCGGCGCACTTTGCTACTCCGAACTCGCGATTCGATTTCCCGAATCAGGCGGCGAGTATGTTTATCTGCGGGCGGGCTACGGTGAACCGGTAGCGTTTCTCTACGGCTGGATGAGTTCCATCGTCATGTATCCGGGCGTGGCGGCAGCGCTGGCTGTCGGATCGGTTCCCTATCTGGCCCAGGTTCTTCCCATCGGTTCGGCGTGGCTGAGCGCAATGCCCGTCGTGCTGCTTTGCCTCTTCGGTGGAATCAACCTGCTTGGCACGCGATTGAGCGGCTCGATCATGTCATTCGTGAACATCCTCAAGCTGGTCATCCTCTTCGCACTCGTCGGTTGGGCGGCCGTTTCCGGCCACGCGCACCTGAGCAACTTGATGCCATTCACCGTGCGCAGGCCCGGTTCGGAGGCGATCTTTCCCGCCATTGCAGGCGGCGTGGTGAGTGCATTCTTCAGCTTTGGCGGATGGTGGGAGGCGAGCAAGATCGCAGGCGAAGTTCGCAACCCGAGGCGCACATTGCCGCTAGCCTTTATCGGCGGCGTTGCCGTTGTGACAGCCGTCTACCTGCTTATCAGCGCAGCGTTTCTCTCTGTCTTGCCCATCGAGCGCCTCACTTCGAACACCGCATTCGTCGCTCAGTTCGGTCAGGTGCTTTTTGGATCTCTCGGCGCGCGTATTCTCTCCATCTGCGTGCTGATCTGCGTCTGCGGCGGGATGGCCGCGCTTACGATGGCTGCTCCTCGCGTTTGCTACGCAATGGCGCAGTCCGGCGCGTTCTTTCCCGCATTCGCCAAACTGCATCCGCGCTGGGGAACACCCGCAAACGCCATCCTTCTGCAAACAGGCCTCTCGCTTGCAGTGCTCCTGCTGGGCGCATTCGATCGCGTGTTGTCCTACATCATCTTCTCGGCGGTGCTGTTCCTTGCGCTGGCCGCTTCCACGCTGTTCCGTGTGCAAACGCCAGTGCGTGGATGGTGGTATCCCATTGCGCCCATCCTCTTCATCGTCATTTCTGTCATGATTGCGCTCCTCATTCTCATGCACGATCCCTGGCCGGCGCTGGCTGGGGTCGCCATCGTGCTCTGCGGTCTTCCATTGCGCAGACTATTCGCCACACCACATGCTGCCACGCCACACATATCCGAAGTTACAGAAGGGAGTTAA
- a CDS encoding type II toxin-antitoxin system RelE/ParE family toxin, which translates to MRQGLGWLTNLLRLPAKPSKHWRMPRMGLRCGFRRLSLRRIRRWPLKGFENWLIFYQPKHQGIEVVRVIHGSRDIEALLD; encoded by the coding sequence ATGAGGCAGGGATTGGGCTGGCTGACCAATTTGTTACGGCTGCCCGCGAAACCTTCGAAGCATTGGCGCATGCCGAGAATGGGTCTGCGCTGCGGTTTTCGCAGACTATCTTTGCGTCGGATTCGCCGCTGGCCACTGAAAGGCTTCGAAAATTGGCTTATTTTCTACCAACCCAAACACCAGGGTATTGAGGTCGTGCGAGTTATCCACGGCTCCCGCGACATCGAGGCACTACTTGACTGA
- a CDS encoding type II toxin-antitoxin system ParD family antitoxin, whose product MQTMNISLPDPMKQFVEEQVSAGAYSSASEYIRELVRADQKRHAKEQLEQTLLDALNSGEAMEATPEWWATLRNEIRERSSSRKTSAKMVVQSAKAS is encoded by the coding sequence ATGCAAACCATGAATATCTCTCTTCCCGATCCAATGAAACAGTTTGTTGAAGAGCAGGTTTCTGCCGGAGCGTATTCGAGCGCAAGTGAATATATTCGCGAACTGGTGCGCGCCGACCAGAAACGTCACGCGAAAGAGCAACTGGAGCAAACCTTGCTGGATGCGCTCAACTCAGGTGAGGCCATGGAAGCGACCCCGGAGTGGTGGGCAACCCTGCGAAACGAAATAAGAGAGCGGTCGAGTTCCCGTAAGACCTCCGCCAAAATGGTAGTTCAGTCGGCTAAGGCTTCGTAG
- a CDS encoding nucleoside deaminase, whose protein sequence is MSRQPNPAFLRRAIELATQNVLEGAGGPFAALIVRDGEVIAEAANSVTTTNDPTAHGEVNAIRKACTQLGTFSLTGCEIYTSCEPCPMCLAAIYWARLEAIYFGSNQQDAAKAGFDDAFLYEEFRKSAGQRNIPSVQLLQSEAWEPFATWITAPIKVNY, encoded by the coding sequence ATGTCGCGTCAACCCAACCCCGCCTTTTTACGCCGCGCCATTGAGCTTGCTACCCAGAACGTGCTTGAGGGCGCCGGTGGACCATTCGCCGCGCTGATTGTTCGCGACGGAGAAGTAATCGCCGAGGCCGCCAACTCCGTCACCACGACGAATGACCCCACAGCCCACGGCGAAGTCAACGCCATCCGCAAAGCCTGCACACAACTGGGAACGTTCTCACTGACCGGCTGCGAAATCTACACCAGCTGCGAACCATGCCCGATGTGCCTCGCGGCCATCTACTGGGCGCGTCTGGAGGCAATCTACTTCGGCAGTAATCAGCAGGACGCAGCCAAGGCGGGTTTCGATGACGCATTTCTGTATGAAGAGTTCCGCAAGAGCGCCGGGCAACGCAATATTCCGTCCGTTCAGCTCCTCCAGTCCGAGGCATGGGAGCCCTTTGCAACCTGGATCACAGCCCCGATAAAGGTGAATTACTGA
- the allB gene encoding allantoinase AllB encodes MAQGSGESWKTTLTWAFRSRRVATADGLRPATVVVKADRIVDVAEWNEVPVAAHLRDYGDHVLLPGLVDTHVHINEPGRTHWEGFRTATQAAAAGGVTTLVDMPLNCKPETISVAALEAKRAAVHENESGSVTGASEGVSHAWVDWMSWGGVVGNHGGGGNEAEIPWLIEAGVPGFKCFLVHSGIDGFAWVDEAQLRKALAMLRVSGLPLLVHAELAGPIDRATALINSSSSADWRSYATYLASRPDEAEIEAIELLIGLADVFDARLHIVHLATAKALPAIQQARAAGLKITVETCPQYLWFAAEEIPDGATEFKCAPPIRNADNREALWQALRDGVIDMVATDHSPCPPEMKNRDSGRFDQAWGGIASLGLALPVVWTGLRQRGGGLELLAKWMAEGPARLAGLTGRKGALAPGYDADFAVLDSEAEWTVTEEDLRFRHKLSPYLGASLRGKVLETYLRGECIYWGRSQDSVLDPKARGQEIRRTP; translated from the coding sequence ATGGCACAAGGTTCAGGAGAAAGCTGGAAGACAACACTGACGTGGGCCTTTCGCTCGCGGCGGGTGGCGACAGCGGATGGCTTGCGCCCGGCAACTGTGGTGGTGAAAGCCGACCGGATTGTGGATGTAGCGGAATGGAACGAGGTGCCGGTGGCTGCGCATCTACGCGATTATGGAGACCATGTACTGCTCCCCGGTCTGGTCGACACGCATGTGCATATCAATGAACCGGGGCGAACTCACTGGGAAGGATTCAGGACCGCGACCCAGGCCGCGGCGGCAGGCGGCGTTACGACGCTGGTCGATATGCCGCTGAACTGCAAGCCGGAGACGATCTCGGTGGCAGCGCTGGAGGCCAAGCGGGCAGCTGTGCATGAGAACGAAAGCGGTTCAGTGACCGGAGCCAGCGAAGGCGTGAGCCATGCCTGGGTGGATTGGATGAGCTGGGGTGGTGTCGTTGGGAATCATGGTGGGGGCGGCAACGAGGCTGAGATTCCGTGGCTGATTGAGGCCGGTGTTCCGGGCTTCAAGTGCTTCCTTGTACATTCCGGAATCGACGGCTTTGCATGGGTCGACGAGGCTCAGTTGCGCAAGGCGCTGGCGATGCTCCGAGTCTCTGGATTGCCGCTGCTGGTTCACGCGGAGCTGGCTGGCCCGATAGACCGCGCGACGGCGCTGATCAACTCGTCGAGTTCGGCTGACTGGCGGAGCTACGCCACCTATCTCGCATCCCGGCCCGACGAAGCGGAGATCGAAGCGATTGAGCTTCTGATTGGTTTGGCGGATGTCTTTGACGCCCGGCTGCACATTGTCCACCTTGCAACGGCCAAAGCGCTTCCGGCAATTCAACAAGCCCGGGCTGCCGGACTCAAGATTACGGTCGAAACCTGTCCGCAATACCTCTGGTTTGCCGCGGAAGAGATTCCGGATGGGGCTACGGAGTTCAAGTGCGCTCCGCCGATCCGCAATGCGGACAATCGCGAGGCGCTTTGGCAGGCGCTCCGCGACGGCGTCATTGATATGGTTGCAACGGACCACTCACCATGCCCGCCTGAGATGAAGAACCGCGATTCGGGGCGCTTCGATCAGGCCTGGGGTGGAATTGCAAGCCTGGGACTGGCTTTGCCCGTGGTCTGGACTGGATTGCGGCAACGCGGAGGCGGTCTGGAACTGCTTGCCAAATGGATGGCCGAAGGACCGGCCCGGCTGGCTGGGCTAACTGGCCGCAAGGGAGCGCTGGCTCCCGGTTACGACGCCGACTTCGCCGTGCTGGACTCGGAGGCAGAGTGGACGGTGACGGAAGAGGACTTGCGATTCCGGCACAAGCTTTCGCCTTACCTCGGAGCTTCTCTGCGCGGCAAGGTGCTTGAAACCTACCTGCGCGGAGAATGCATTTACTGGGGGCGAAGCCAAGACTCCGTTCTCGATCCAAAGGCGCGGGGACAAGAGATTCGGCGGACGCCATGA
- a CDS encoding allantoate amidohydrolase, with the protein MTEPTATDTKTRAAAAIAECRLIATMSEEAGRTTRRFLTPPVTKVHAHLRARMAALGMSVRVDAVGNLRGLWQPASGTSKRFVLGSHIDTVPDAGAFDGVLGVVLALELVEMARVRSLPLAIEVIAFSEEEGVRFGVPFLGSRAVAGRFDPALLDLRDSAGVSVTESIRNFGLDPGEIDAALLSDAATGFFEIHIEQGPVLEAEGLQLAVVTGIVGQTRCEVCFLGQANHAGTTPMAHRRDALTAAAEWICAVEAAAKEHNSGRDEIIATVGKIVAEPNAGNVIAGSVRVSLDVRSTRDSVREATVARLLDLAAAIAARRGLRCEAKRQMEQPAVPMDEQLTAYLTEALEAADFPVRQMPSGAGHDAMVMATRVPTAMLFLRSPGGISHHPAEAVREEDVETALIVGDVFLRRLATIHTH; encoded by the coding sequence ATGACGGAACCAACTGCGACAGATACAAAGACCAGAGCCGCGGCGGCGATTGCCGAGTGTCGCCTGATCGCCACCATGAGCGAAGAGGCGGGACGGACGACGCGCCGGTTTCTGACGCCACCCGTCACCAAGGTTCACGCGCATCTGCGTGCTCGCATGGCCGCGCTTGGGATGTCGGTAAGGGTTGATGCGGTGGGAAATCTGCGTGGACTGTGGCAACCAGCTTCCGGTACATCGAAGCGGTTCGTACTCGGTTCGCACATCGACACGGTTCCCGATGCTGGAGCTTTCGATGGCGTTCTCGGCGTGGTGCTGGCGCTTGAACTTGTGGAGATGGCGCGCGTCCGTTCTCTGCCCCTCGCGATCGAGGTCATCGCCTTTTCAGAAGAAGAGGGCGTTCGATTCGGCGTTCCTTTTCTTGGGAGCCGCGCTGTGGCTGGGCGGTTTGACCCCGCGTTACTGGATCTGCGTGATTCCGCAGGAGTGTCGGTGACGGAATCGATCCGGAACTTCGGGCTTGATCCGGGAGAAATAGACGCGGCGCTCTTAAGCGACGCCGCTACCGGCTTTTTTGAGATTCACATCGAGCAGGGGCCGGTGCTCGAAGCGGAAGGGTTGCAACTCGCAGTGGTAACGGGCATTGTCGGGCAAACCCGCTGCGAGGTGTGCTTCCTGGGACAGGCCAATCATGCCGGGACGACTCCGATGGCGCACCGCCGGGATGCGCTGACGGCAGCGGCGGAATGGATATGCGCCGTGGAAGCGGCGGCGAAGGAGCACAACAGCGGCCGGGATGAAATCATCGCGACGGTCGGCAAGATTGTCGCGGAACCAAATGCGGGAAACGTCATTGCCGGGAGTGTTCGAGTAAGCCTGGATGTGAGGAGCACGCGGGACTCTGTTCGGGAGGCGACCGTCGCAAGGCTGCTCGATCTGGCAGCAGCCATCGCAGCCAGACGCGGATTGAGGTGCGAGGCAAAGCGGCAGATGGAGCAGCCAGCCGTTCCGATGGATGAGCAGTTGACGGCGTACCTGACGGAAGCTCTGGAAGCCGCCGACTTCCCGGTACGGCAGATGCCGAGCGGTGCAGGCCATGATGCTATGGTGATGGCAACACGTGTTCCGACTGCGATGCTTTTTTTGCGCAGCCCCGGCGGCATCAGTCACCATCCGGCGGAAGCGGTTCGCGAAGAAGACGTAGAAACAGCCCTGATCGTCGGTGACGTCTTCCTGCGTCGGCTAGCGACTATTCACACGCATTAA
- the allE gene encoding (S)-ureidoglycine aminohydrolase, whose amino-acid sequence MPHGLGNTRSSLKADHLLQTPDTFIRTPLPGANGVEFVVHTGSRLGTAFTQMTAEFARNGSLAPAGPGVQRFVYVLDGLVDLEVLGGRTSGALTPGGFAYIPADGAHQIRAREVSRAVVIEKRYTLLAESIFGTGAQANQPEVVIGDEAQVAPEALGGDEGLQVRHLMPDGPGWDFAVNTMTYDPGAALAMVEIHVMEHGLFMLEGGGIYRLGDSWYPVTAGDFIWMAPYCPQWFGAIGKTPAKYLIYKDWYRHPLAT is encoded by the coding sequence GTGCCGCATGGATTGGGAAATACCCGAAGCAGCCTGAAGGCGGATCATCTCCTGCAGACTCCGGACACTTTCATTCGCACACCGCTCCCGGGCGCGAACGGCGTGGAATTCGTGGTGCACACCGGATCGCGTCTCGGCACCGCTTTTACGCAGATGACTGCCGAATTCGCCCGGAATGGATCGCTCGCCCCAGCCGGACCGGGAGTGCAGCGGTTCGTATACGTGCTGGACGGGCTCGTCGATCTGGAAGTCCTGGGAGGAAGAACAAGCGGCGCACTGACTCCCGGGGGCTTCGCCTACATTCCTGCGGATGGGGCCCACCAGATTCGCGCACGGGAGGTCTCGCGTGCGGTTGTGATCGAGAAGCGCTACACGCTCCTGGCCGAAAGCATCTTCGGAACAGGCGCGCAAGCCAACCAGCCGGAGGTAGTCATCGGCGACGAAGCGCAAGTTGCACCCGAAGCGCTAGGCGGCGATGAAGGTCTGCAGGTTCGGCATTTGATGCCGGACGGACCCGGTTGGGATTTTGCTGTGAACACGATGACCTATGACCCCGGCGCAGCGCTGGCGATGGTCGAGATTCACGTCATGGAGCATGGGCTGTTTATGCTCGAAGGCGGCGGAATCTATCGCCTTGGGGACAGTTGGTATCCGGTAACGGCGGGCGACTTTATCTGGATGGCTCCGTATTGCCCGCAGTGGTTTGGGGCGATTGGGAAGACTCCGGCGAAGTATCTGATTTATAAGGATTGGTACAGGCATCCGCTGGCTACGTAA
- a CDS encoding M20 family metallo-hydrolase, producing MAEVAPLVEIDRLMAELAKLARISEAEPPVVTRIVFSKADLRARAYMKDLCRVVGLSIREDAVGNTFVRWQGADPKLAAVATGSHIDAIPNAGAYDGVVGVLGGLEAIRALQRTGFRPRRPIELVIFTSEEPTRFGIGCLGSRMMGGVMTPDHARTLRDSESRSLDELRGQAGFSGNLETVLLSEGHFHAFVELHIEQGPILESEGIDLGIVTHIAAPASLKVTIEGEGGHAGAMLMPIRHDALTAAADLILALEAAAKSSGVIDTVATVGVCEVFPGAVNSVPSLVRLESDIRDTDGTRRDGVVENWKAVAAEVAARRGVQINFETVNADPPAICDASVLEAVQNAVSSAGKTSVRMVSRAYHDSLFVARFAPVAMIFTPCRGGVSHRPDEYASPEWIASGVEVLARTLANLAR from the coding sequence ATGGCCGAAGTGGCACCGCTCGTCGAAATCGACAGATTGATGGCAGAGCTGGCGAAGCTTGCGCGCATTTCCGAGGCCGAGCCGCCGGTCGTGACCCGCATCGTATTCAGCAAAGCGGACCTGCGGGCTCGGGCGTACATGAAAGACTTGTGTCGCGTAGTGGGTTTGTCGATCCGCGAAGACGCCGTCGGCAACACATTTGTCCGATGGCAGGGCGCTGATCCGAAGCTGGCGGCCGTCGCGACCGGTTCGCATATCGATGCCATTCCCAATGCGGGCGCCTATGACGGAGTGGTCGGCGTGCTCGGCGGTCTCGAAGCAATTCGCGCTCTGCAGCGCACGGGATTTCGGCCCCGCCGACCGATTGAGCTGGTGATCTTCACCTCCGAGGAGCCGACCCGCTTCGGCATAGGCTGCCTGGGAAGCCGGATGATGGGTGGAGTGATGACGCCGGACCATGCTCGAACTCTGCGGGACAGCGAGAGCCGCAGCCTGGACGAGCTGCGAGGGCAAGCCGGATTTTCCGGCAACCTGGAGACGGTTTTGCTTTCAGAGGGTCATTTTCATGCTTTTGTCGAGCTGCACATCGAGCAGGGGCCGATCCTGGAAAGCGAAGGGATCGATCTCGGAATCGTGACGCACATCGCGGCGCCCGCGTCGTTGAAGGTGACGATCGAGGGCGAAGGTGGACATGCCGGCGCGATGCTTATGCCCATTCGCCACGACGCCCTGACCGCAGCTGCAGACCTGATTCTGGCTCTTGAGGCCGCGGCAAAATCCAGCGGCGTGATCGATACGGTGGCGACGGTCGGTGTATGCGAGGTCTTTCCGGGGGCGGTGAATTCGGTTCCGTCGCTGGTGCGGCTCGAATCCGACATTCGCGACACGGACGGGACGCGCAGGGACGGGGTCGTGGAAAATTGGAAGGCCGTTGCGGCAGAGGTCGCTGCCAGGCGAGGAGTACAGATCAACTTTGAAACCGTGAATGCGGACCCGCCGGCCATCTGCGACGCCTCTGTTCTGGAGGCTGTTCAGAACGCGGTGAGCAGCGCCGGAAAGACCAGCGTGCGGATGGTCAGCCGGGCTTATCACGATTCTCTGTTCGTGGCCCGGTTCGCTCCGGTGGCGATGATCTTCACGCCTTGCCGAGGTGGCGTGAGTCATCGGCCCGACGAATATGCCAGTCCGGAATGGATTGCCAGCGGGGTCGAGGTCCTGGCGCGAACATTGGCCAATCTCGCGAGATGA